The proteins below are encoded in one region of Pseudomonas putida NBRC 14164:
- a CDS encoding helicase HerA-like domain-containing protein, protein MSETSTIVVGAGPDGQPVGQAMRLANRHGLVAGATGTGKTVTLQHLAEVFSDAGVAVFAADVKGDLCGLGAAGTPQGKVAERIAGMPWLGHTPQAYPVSLWDIAGQSGHPLRTTLSEMGPLLLGNLLELTDSQQAALYAAFKVADREGLLLLDLKDLKALLAHLKDNPQLLGEDSALMTTASTQALLRRLATLEQQGAEALFGEPALQLEDLLRPGSDGRGRIHLLDASRLVHEAPKVYATFLLWLLAELFEQLPERGDADKPVLALFFDEAHLLFNGTPKALQDRLEQVVRLIRSKGVGVYFVTQSPGDLPDAVLAQLGLRIQHGLRAFTAKEQKSLRAVADGFRPNPAFETLAVLTELGIGEALVGTLEEKGTPAMVQRVLIAPPQSRIGPLSAAERSALIAASPLAGRYDKPVDRESAYEMLTQRKGEAVEPAPQPQADGESFADKAGDFLQSAAGQAIKSAVRQAANQLGRQLVRGLMGSLLGGKKR, encoded by the coding sequence ATGTCGGAAACATCGACCATAGTTGTAGGTGCTGGCCCGGATGGCCAGCCAGTCGGGCAAGCGATGCGGCTGGCCAACCGCCATGGCCTGGTGGCGGGCGCGACGGGCACCGGCAAGACCGTGACCTTGCAGCACTTGGCGGAAGTGTTCAGCGACGCAGGGGTGGCCGTATTCGCGGCCGATGTCAAAGGTGACTTGTGTGGCCTGGGTGCCGCTGGCACACCACAGGGCAAGGTGGCCGAGCGAATCGCCGGTATGCCTTGGCTCGGGCACACGCCCCAGGCCTACCCGGTAAGCCTGTGGGACATCGCCGGGCAGTCCGGCCACCCGCTGCGCACTACCCTCAGTGAAATGGGGCCGTTGCTGCTGGGCAACCTCCTGGAGCTGACCGACAGCCAGCAGGCGGCGCTGTATGCGGCCTTCAAGGTGGCCGACCGAGAAGGCCTGTTACTGCTGGACCTCAAGGACCTCAAGGCGCTGCTGGCGCACCTGAAGGACAACCCGCAATTGCTGGGTGAAGACAGTGCACTCATGACCACGGCCTCGACCCAAGCCTTGTTGCGGCGGCTGGCGACCCTGGAGCAGCAGGGCGCCGAGGCGCTGTTTGGCGAGCCGGCATTGCAGCTTGAAGACCTGCTGCGGCCGGGCTCGGATGGCCGTGGGCGCATTCACCTGCTCGACGCCAGCCGGCTGGTGCATGAGGCGCCCAAGGTGTACGCCACCTTCCTGCTGTGGCTGCTGGCCGAGCTGTTCGAGCAATTGCCCGAGCGTGGAGATGCCGACAAGCCGGTGCTGGCCTTGTTCTTCGATGAAGCGCACTTGCTGTTCAACGGTACGCCCAAGGCGCTGCAGGATCGCCTGGAGCAGGTGGTGCGGCTGATCCGCTCCAAGGGCGTGGGGGTGTACTTCGTCACCCAGTCACCGGGTGACTTGCCGGATGCGGTGCTGGCCCAGTTGGGGTTGCGCATTCAGCATGGCCTGCGAGCCTTTACCGCCAAGGAGCAGAAGTCGCTGAGGGCAGTGGCCGATGGCTTTCGCCCGAACCCCGCGTTCGAAACCCTGGCGGTGCTGACCGAGCTGGGGATTGGCGAGGCGCTGGTGGGGACACTGGAAGAGAAGGGTACGCCTGCCATGGTGCAGCGGGTGCTGATTGCACCGCCGCAGTCGCGTATCGGGCCGCTGAGTGCGGCCGAGCGCAGTGCGCTGATTGCCGCTTCGCCGCTGGCGGGGCGCTATGACAAGCCGGTGGACCGTGAGTCGGCCTATGAAATGCTGACCCAGCGCAAGGGCGAGGCGGTGGAGCCAGCCCCGCAGCCGCAGGCGGATGGGGAGAGCTTTGCCGACAAGGCCGGTGACTTCCTGCAGAGTGCGGCGGGGCAGGCTATCAAGTCGGCTGTGCGTCAAGCCGCCAACCAGTTGGGGCGACAACTGGTGCGCGGGTTGATGGGGTCGTTGCTGGGGGGCAAGAAAAGGTAG
- a CDS encoding inorganic phosphate transporter, with product MIDLFSGLDAWVLVSLLLALTFVLAFEFINGFHDTANAVATVIYTKAMPPHLAVFFSGVFNFLGVLLGGVGVAYAIVHLLPVELLINVNTGHGLAMVFSLLAAAITWNLGTWYFGIPASSSHTLIGSILGVGLANALINDIPLADGVNWQKAIDIAMSLVVSPMAGFAVAALVLIGLKWWRPLSKMHKTPDQRRKLDDKKHPPFWNRMVLVVSAMGVSFVHGSNDGQKGIGLIMLVLIGIVPAKFVLDLNSTTYQIERTRDATLHMSQFYQRNAATLGEFLALGKAKSNDLPEQFSCNPQQTEPTIAALQSSLQGVTDYHSLDTDKRVEVRRYLLCLDDTAKKVGKLPGLDAREKADLEKLRKDLTATTEYAPFWVIVAVALALGLGTMVGWKRVVLTVGEKIGKQGMTYAQGMSAQITAACAIGMANVFALPVSTTHVLSSGVAGTMVANKSGLQGGTVKTILLAWVLTLPASMGLAAGLFWLASKAIG from the coding sequence ATGATCGATTTATTCAGCGGACTGGATGCCTGGGTGTTGGTGAGCCTGCTGCTCGCCTTGACCTTCGTACTCGCCTTCGAGTTCATCAATGGCTTTCATGACACCGCCAACGCGGTAGCTACCGTCATCTACACCAAAGCCATGCCGCCGCACCTCGCCGTGTTCTTCTCCGGCGTGTTCAACTTCCTTGGCGTTCTGCTCGGCGGTGTCGGGGTGGCCTATGCCATCGTGCACCTGCTGCCGGTAGAGCTGCTGATCAATGTGAACACCGGACACGGCCTGGCCATGGTCTTCTCGTTGCTGGCTGCGGCCATCACCTGGAACCTGGGCACCTGGTACTTTGGTATCCCCGCCTCCAGTTCGCACACACTGATCGGCTCCATTCTCGGTGTCGGCCTGGCCAACGCCCTGATCAACGACATCCCGCTGGCCGATGGCGTGAACTGGCAGAAGGCGATCGACATCGCGATGTCGCTGGTGGTTTCGCCAATGGCCGGCTTCGCCGTCGCAGCCCTGGTGCTGATCGGCCTGAAGTGGTGGCGCCCGCTGTCGAAGATGCACAAGACCCCCGACCAGCGCCGCAAGCTCGACGACAAGAAGCACCCGCCATTCTGGAACCGCATGGTACTGGTGGTTTCGGCCATGGGCGTGAGCTTCGTGCACGGCTCCAACGACGGTCAGAAAGGCATCGGCCTGATCATGCTGGTGCTGATCGGTATCGTCCCGGCCAAGTTCGTCCTCGACCTGAACAGCACCACCTATCAGATCGAGCGTACCCGCGACGCTACCCTGCACATGAGCCAGTTCTACCAGCGCAACGCCGCCACCCTTGGCGAGTTCCTGGCACTGGGCAAGGCCAAGTCCAACGACCTGCCGGAGCAGTTCAGCTGCAACCCGCAGCAGACCGAGCCGACCATCGCCGCGCTGCAGTCCTCGCTTCAGGGCGTGACCGACTACCACAGCCTGGATACCGACAAGCGCGTTGAAGTGCGTCGCTATCTGCTGTGCCTGGATGACACCGCGAAGAAGGTTGGCAAGCTGCCAGGCCTCGACGCCCGTGAAAAGGCCGACCTGGAAAAACTGCGTAAAGACCTGACCGCCACCACCGAATACGCACCGTTCTGGGTGATCGTGGCCGTCGCCCTGGCCTTGGGCCTGGGCACCATGGTTGGCTGGAAGCGTGTGGTACTTACCGTTGGCGAGAAGATCGGCAAGCAGGGCATGACCTATGCCCAGGGCATGTCGGCACAGATCACCGCGGCCTGCGCCATCGGTATGGCAAACGTGTTCGCCCTGCCGGTATCGACCACCCACGTGCTGTCGTCAGGCGTGGCCGGCACCATGGTCGCCAACAAGAGCGGCCTGCAAGGCGGCACGGTGAAGACCATTCTGCTGGCCTGGGTCCTGACCCTGCCCGCCTCGATGGGCCTGGCCGCCGGCCTGTTCTGGCTGGCATCCAAAGCCATTGGCTGA
- the pcaR gene encoding pca regulon transcriptional regulator PcaR, with product MAPPIVASPAKRIQAFTGDPDFMTSLARGLAVIQAFQERKRHLTIAQISHRTEIPRAAVRRCLHTLIKLGYATSDGRTYSLLPKVLTLGHAYLSSTPLAISAQPYLDRISDQLHEAANMATLEGDDILYIARSATVERLISVDLSVGGRLPAYCTSMGRILLAAMDDTSLREYLERADLKARTSRTLHDPESLFACIQQVRAQGWCVVDQELEQGLRSIAVPIYDASGQVLAALNVSTHVGRVTRSELEQRFLPILLAASRDLCHQLFG from the coding sequence ATGGCGCCGCCGATCGTGGCTTCTCCGGCCAAGCGCATCCAGGCGTTTACGGGGGATCCCGACTTCATGACCTCCCTGGCACGTGGCCTGGCCGTGATCCAGGCCTTTCAGGAGCGCAAGCGCCACCTGACCATCGCCCAGATCAGCCACCGCACCGAAATCCCTCGCGCAGCGGTGCGCCGTTGCCTGCACACGCTGATCAAGCTGGGTTACGCCACCTCCGACGGGCGTACCTATTCGCTGTTGCCCAAAGTATTGACGTTGGGGCATGCCTACCTGTCGTCGACGCCGCTGGCGATTTCTGCCCAGCCTTATCTGGACCGTATCAGTGATCAACTGCACGAAGCGGCCAACATGGCCACACTCGAAGGCGACGACATTCTTTATATAGCCCGTTCGGCCACGGTGGAACGGCTGATATCGGTCGACCTGTCCGTTGGCGGGCGCCTGCCGGCCTATTGCACATCGATGGGGCGCATCCTGCTGGCGGCGATGGACGACACCAGCCTGCGTGAATACCTGGAGCGTGCCGACCTGAAAGCGCGCACCAGCCGTACGCTGCATGACCCTGAGTCACTGTTCGCCTGCATCCAGCAGGTGCGCGCCCAGGGCTGGTGCGTGGTGGACCAGGAGCTGGAGCAGGGGCTGCGTTCGATTGCCGTGCCGATCTACGACGCGTCGGGGCAGGTGTTGGCGGCGCTGAACGTGAGCACCCATGTGGGGCGGGTGACGCGTAGCGAGCTGGAACAGCGCTTCCTGCCGATCCTGCTGGCGGCCAGCCGGGACCTTTGCCATCAGTTGTTTGGCTGA
- a CDS encoding MFS transporter produces MNQAQNSVGKSLDVQSFINQQPLSRYQWRVVLLCFLIVFLDGLDTAAMGFIAPALSQEWGIDRASLGPVMSAALIGMVFGALGSGPLADRFGRKGVLVGAVLVFGGFSLASAYATNVDQLLVLRFLTGLGLGAGMPNATTLLSEYTPERLKSLLVTSMFCGFNLGMAGGGFISAKMIPAYGWHSLLVIGGVLPLLLALVLMVWLPESARFLVVRNRGTDKIRKTLSPIAPQVVAEAGSFSVPEQKAVAARSVFAVIFSGTYGLGTMLLWLTYFMGLVIVYLLTSWLPTLMRDSGASMEQAAFIGALFQFGGVLSAVGVGWAMDRYNPHKVIGIFYLLAGVFAYAVGQSLGNITVLATLVLIAGMCVNGAQSAMPSLAARFYPTQGRATGVSWMLGIGRFGAILGAWSGATLLGLGWNFEQVLTALLVPAALATVGVIVKGLVSHADAT; encoded by the coding sequence ATGAACCAAGCACAAAACAGCGTCGGCAAAAGCCTCGACGTCCAGTCGTTCATCAATCAGCAGCCGCTGTCCCGCTACCAGTGGCGGGTCGTGTTGCTGTGCTTTCTGATCGTCTTCCTCGACGGCCTGGACACGGCCGCCATGGGCTTCATCGCCCCGGCGCTGTCGCAGGAGTGGGGCATCGACCGGGCCAGCCTCGGCCCGGTGATGAGCGCCGCATTGATCGGCATGGTGTTCGGTGCCTTGGGCTCCGGGCCGTTGGCTGACCGCTTCGGCCGCAAAGGTGTGCTGGTGGGCGCGGTGCTGGTGTTTGGCGGTTTCAGCCTGGCCTCGGCCTATGCCACCAACGTCGACCAGTTGCTGGTGCTGCGCTTCCTGACTGGCCTGGGCCTGGGTGCCGGCATGCCCAATGCCACCACGCTGCTGTCCGAATACACCCCCGAACGCCTCAAGTCGCTGCTGGTGACCAGCATGTTCTGCGGCTTCAACCTGGGCATGGCCGGTGGTGGCTTCATTTCCGCCAAGATGATCCCGGCCTATGGCTGGCACAGCCTGCTGGTGATCGGCGGCGTGCTGCCACTGCTGCTGGCGCTGGTATTGATGGTGTGGTTGCCGGAGTCGGCGCGGTTCCTGGTGGTGCGCAATCGTGGTACCGACAAGATCCGCAAGACCCTGTCGCCCATTGCGCCACAGGTGGTGGCCGAGGCGGGCAGCTTCAGCGTGCCAGAGCAAAAGGCCGTGGCCGCGCGCAGCGTGTTTGCGGTGATTTTCTCCGGCACTTATGGCCTTGGCACCATGCTGCTGTGGCTGACCTACTTCATGGGCCTGGTAATCGTCTACCTCCTGACCAGCTGGCTGCCAACCTTGATGCGTGACAGCGGTGCGAGCATGGAGCAGGCCGCGTTCATCGGTGCGCTGTTCCAGTTCGGCGGCGTGCTGAGTGCGGTGGGTGTGGGTTGGGCCATGGACCGCTACAACCCGCACAAGGTAATCGGCATTTTCTACCTGCTGGCCGGGGTGTTCGCCTACGCGGTAGGGCAGAGCCTGGGCAACATCACCGTGTTGGCCACCCTGGTGCTGATTGCGGGTATGTGCGTGAACGGTGCTCAGTCGGCGATGCCGTCGCTGGCGGCGCGCTTCTACCCGACCCAGGGCCGTGCCACGGGTGTATCGTGGATGCTGGGTATCGGCCGCTTCGGTGCGATTCTCGGGGCCTGGAGCGGCGCGACGCTGCTGGGGCTGGGGTGGAACTTCGAGCAGGTGCTTACCGCGTTGCTGGTGCCTGCGGCGCTGGCGACCGTAGGTGTGATCGTGAAAGGGCTGGTCAGCCACGCCGACGCGACCTGA
- the pcaF gene encoding 3-oxoadipyl-CoA thiolase, whose amino-acid sequence MRDVFICDAIRTPIGRFGGALAGVRADDLAAVPLKALIERNPAVQWDQVDEVFFGCANQAGEDNRNVARMALLLAGLPESIPGVTLNRLCASGMDAIGTAFRAIASGEMELAIAGGVESMSRAPFVMGKAESGYSRNMKLEDTTIGWRFINPLMKSQYGVDSMPETADNVADDYQVSRADQDAFALRSQQKAAAAQAAGFFAEEIVPVRIAHKKGETIVERDEHLRPETTLEALTKLKPVNGPDKTVTAGNASGVNDGAAALILASAEAVKKHGLTPRARVLGMASGGVAPRVMGIGPVPAVRKLTERLGVAVSDFDVIELNEAFASQGLAVLRELGVADDAPQVNPNGGAIALGHPLGMSGARLVLTALHQLEKSGGRKGLATMCVGVGQGLALAIERV is encoded by the coding sequence ATGCGCGACGTATTTATCTGTGACGCCATCCGCACCCCCATCGGCCGCTTCGGCGGCGCCTTGGCGGGTGTGCGTGCCGACGACCTGGCTGCCGTGCCGCTGAAAGCGCTGATCGAGCGCAACCCTGCGGTGCAGTGGGACCAGGTTGATGAAGTGTTCTTCGGCTGCGCCAACCAGGCCGGTGAAGACAACCGCAACGTGGCGCGCATGGCGCTGCTGCTGGCCGGCCTGCCGGAGAGCATCCCGGGCGTCACCCTGAACCGCCTGTGCGCGTCGGGCATGGATGCCATCGGCACTGCCTTCCGCGCCATCGCCAGCGGCGAAATGGAGCTGGCGATTGCCGGCGGCGTCGAGTCGATGTCGCGCGCACCGTTCGTCATGGGCAAGGCTGAAAGCGGCTATTCGCGCAACATGAAGCTGGAAGACACCACCATCGGCTGGCGCTTCATCAACCCGCTGATGAAGAGCCAGTACGGTGTGGACTCCATGCCGGAAACTGCCGACAACGTGGCCGACGACTACCAGGTTTCGCGCGCTGACCAGGACGCTTTCGCCCTGCGCAGCCAGCAGAAGGCTGCAGCCGCCCAGGCTGCCGGCTTCTTCGCCGAAGAAATCGTGCCGGTGCGCATTGCCCACAAGAAGGGCGAAACCATCGTCGAGCGTGACGAGCACCTGCGCCCGGAAACCACGCTGGAGGCGCTGACCAAGCTCAAGCCGGTCAACGGCCCGGACAAGACTGTCACCGCCGGCAACGCCTCGGGCGTGAATGACGGTGCTGCGGCGCTGATCCTGGCGTCGGCGGAAGCGGTGAAGAAACACGGCCTGACCCCGCGTGCCCGGGTACTGGGCATGGCCAGCGGCGGTGTTGCACCACGGGTGATGGGCATCGGCCCGGTACCGGCAGTGCGCAAGCTGACCGAGCGCCTGGGTGTGGCGGTGAGTGATTTTGATGTGATCGAGCTCAACGAAGCCTTTGCCAGCCAAGGGCTGGCGGTACTGCGTGAGCTGGGTGTGGCCGACGATGCGCCGCAGGTGAACCCGAATGGCGGTGCAATCGCCCTGGGCCATCCGCTGGGCATGAGCGGTGCGCGCCTGGTGCTGACTGCGCTGCATCAGCTGGAGAAAAGTGGCGGGCGCAAGGGCCTGGCAACCATGTGCGTGGGTGTCGGCCAAGGTCTGGCGCTGGCCATCGAGCGGGTGTGA
- a CDS encoding MFS family transporter, giving the protein MTSTYYTGEERSKRIFAIVGASSGNLVEWFDFYVYAFCAIYFAPAFFPSDDPTVQLLNTAGVFAAGFLMRPIGGWIFGRLADRHGRKNSLMISVLMMCFGSLMIACLPTYGSIGTWAPALLLLARLIQGLSVGGEYGTTATYMSEVALRGQRGFFASFQYVTLIGGQLLAVLVVVILQQLLTEDELRAWGWRIPFVVGAIAALISLMLRRSLHETSSAETRNDKDAGTIKGLFRNHAAAFITVLGYTAGGSLIFYTFTTYMQKYLVNTAGMTAKNASYVMTGALFLFMVVQPFFGMLSDRIGRRNSMLLFGALGTLCTVPLLMALKTVTSPFMAFVLISLALCIVSFYTSISGLVKAEMFPPQVRALGVGLAYAVANAAFGGSAEYVALGLKTLGMENTFYWYVTAMMAIAFLFSLRLPKQAAYLHHDD; this is encoded by the coding sequence ATGACCTCAACCTATTACACCGGCGAAGAACGCAGCAAGCGCATCTTCGCTATCGTCGGTGCCTCATCAGGCAACCTGGTGGAATGGTTCGACTTCTACGTCTACGCCTTCTGCGCAATCTACTTCGCCCCGGCCTTCTTCCCCTCCGACGACCCTACGGTGCAGCTGTTGAACACGGCCGGTGTGTTCGCCGCAGGCTTTTTGATGCGCCCCATCGGTGGCTGGATCTTCGGCCGCCTCGCAGACCGCCATGGTCGCAAGAATTCCCTGATGATCTCGGTGCTGATGATGTGCTTCGGCTCCCTGATGATCGCCTGCTTGCCCACCTACGGTAGCATCGGCACCTGGGCCCCCGCACTGCTGTTGCTGGCCCGCCTGATCCAGGGCCTGTCGGTGGGTGGCGAATACGGCACCACCGCCACCTACATGAGTGAAGTGGCCCTGCGTGGGCAGCGTGGCTTCTTTGCCTCGTTCCAGTACGTCACCCTGATTGGCGGCCAGTTGCTGGCCGTGCTGGTGGTGGTGATCCTGCAACAGTTGCTGACTGAAGATGAGCTGCGTGCCTGGGGCTGGCGTATTCCATTCGTGGTAGGGGCCATCGCCGCGCTGATCTCGTTGATGTTGCGCCGCTCGCTGCACGAGACCAGCAGCGCGGAAACCCGCAACGACAAAGATGCAGGCACCATCAAGGGCCTGTTCCGCAACCATGCGGCGGCCTTCATCACCGTGCTTGGCTACACCGCCGGCGGCTCGCTGATCTTCTATACCTTCACCACCTACATGCAGAAGTACCTGGTCAACACCGCGGGTATGACGGCGAAAAACGCCAGCTACGTGATGACCGGCGCGCTGTTCCTGTTCATGGTGGTGCAGCCGTTCTTCGGCATGCTGTCCGACCGCATCGGCCGACGTAATTCGATGCTGCTGTTTGGCGCGCTCGGGACCTTGTGCACCGTGCCGCTGCTGATGGCGCTGAAAACGGTCACCAGTCCGTTCATGGCCTTCGTGCTGATCAGCCTGGCGTTGTGTATTGTCAGTTTCTACACCTCGATCAGCGGCCTGGTGAAGGCCGAGATGTTCCCGCCGCAAGTACGTGCGCTGGGTGTAGGCCTTGCCTACGCAGTGGCCAACGCGGCATTTGGCGGCTCCGCCGAGTACGTGGCCCTGGGCCTGAAGACCCTGGGCATGGAAAACACTTTCTACTGGTACGTGACGGCCATGATGGCGATTGCCTTCCTGTTCAGCCTGCGCCTGCCGAAGCAGGCCGCGTACCTGCACCACGATGACTAA
- a CDS encoding 3-carboxy-cis,cis-muconate cycloisomerase, with protein sequence MTNQLFDAYFTAPAMREIFSDRGRLQGMLDFEAALARAEAAAGLVPHSAVAAIEAACKAERYDVGALANAIATAGNSAIPLVKALGKVIASGVPEAERYVHLGATSQDAMDTGLVLQLRDALDLIEADLGKLADTLSQQALKHADTPMVGRTWLQHATPVTLGMKLAGVLGALTRHRQRLQELRPRLLVLQFGGASGSLAALGSKAMPVAEALAEQLKLSLPEQPWHTQRDRLVEFASVLGLVAGSLGKFGRDVSLLMQTEAGEVFEPSAPGKGGSSTMPHKRNPVGAAVLIGAATRVPGLVSTLFAAMPQEHERSLGLWHAEWETLPDICCLVSGALRQAQVIAEGIEVDAARMRRNLDLTQGLVLAEAVSIVLAQRLGRDRAHHLLEQCCQRAVAEQRHLRAVLGDDPQVSAELSAEELDRLLDPAHYLGQARVWVARAVSEHQHFTA encoded by the coding sequence ATGACCAACCAACTGTTCGACGCCTACTTCACCGCGCCGGCCATGCGCGAGATTTTCTCCGACCGTGGCCGCTTGCAGGGCATGCTCGATTTCGAAGCCGCGCTGGCCCGTGCCGAAGCTGCTGCGGGGCTGGTCCCGCACAGCGCCGTGGCCGCCATCGAGGCGGCATGCAAGGCCGAGCGCTATGACGTGGGGGCGCTGGCCAATGCCATCGCAACCGCTGGCAACTCGGCAATCCCGCTGGTGAAGGCGTTGGGCAAGGTGATTGCCAGTGGCGTGCCCGAGGCCGAGCGCTATGTGCACTTGGGCGCCACCAGCCAGGACGCGATGGACACCGGTCTGGTGTTGCAGTTGCGCGATGCCCTCGACCTGATCGAAGCGGACCTGGGCAAACTGGCCGATACCCTGTCGCAGCAGGCATTGAAGCACGCCGATACGCCAATGGTGGGCCGCACCTGGCTGCAACACGCTACCCCGGTGACCCTGGGCATGAAACTGGCTGGCGTGCTGGGGGCATTGACCCGCCACCGTCAGCGCCTGCAAGAGCTGCGCCCGCGCCTGTTGGTGCTGCAGTTCGGCGGCGCCTCGGGCAGCCTGGCCGCTCTGGGCAGCAAGGCGATGCCGGTGGCCGAGGCCCTGGCCGAGCAACTGAAGCTGAGCCTGCCCGAGCAACCCTGGCACACCCAGCGTGATCGCCTGGTGGAGTTTGCCTCGGTGCTGGGCCTTGTGGCCGGCAGCCTGGGCAAGTTCGGCCGCGATGTCAGCCTGCTGATGCAAACCGAGGCGGGGGAGGTGTTCGAGCCTTCTGCACCAGGCAAGGGCGGCTCCTCGACCATGCCACACAAGCGCAACCCGGTGGGCGCTGCGGTGCTGATCGGTGCCGCGACTCGCGTGCCGGGGCTGGTATCGACGCTGTTCGCCGCCATGCCCCAGGAGCACGAGCGCAGCCTGGGCCTGTGGCATGCCGAATGGGAAACCCTCCCGGACATCTGCTGCCTGGTCTCCGGCGCGCTGCGCCAGGCCCAGGTCATTGCCGAGGGCATTGAAGTAGACGCAGCGCGCATGCGCCGTAACCTCGACCTGACCCAAGGGCTGGTGCTGGCAGAAGCGGTGAGTATCGTCCTGGCCCAACGCCTGGGCCGCGACCGTGCCCACCACTTGCTGGAGCAATGCTGCCAGCGAGCCGTGGCCGAACAGCGGCACCTGCGTGCGGTGCTGGGTGATGACCCGCAGGTCAGTGCCGAGCTGTCTGCCGAAGAACTTGATCGCCTGCTCGACCCTGCCCATTACCTGGGCCAGGCCCGCGTCTGGGTGGCGCGCGCCGTATCCGAACATCAACATTTCACTGCCTGA
- the pcaD gene encoding 3-oxoadipate enol-lactonase, giving the protein MAHLQLADGVLNYQIDGPENAPVLVLSNSLGTDLGMWDTQIPLWSQYFRVLRYDTRGHGASLVTEGPYTIEQLGGDVLALLDGLDIQKAHFVGLSMGGLIGQWLGINAGDRLHSLTLCNTAAKIASDEVWNPRIDTVLKGGQQAMVDLRDGSLARWFTPGFVQAQPEQAQRICQMLAHTSPQGYAANCAAVRDADYREQLGRIQVPALIVAGTEDVVTTPEHGRFMQAGIKGAEYVDFPAAHLSNVEIGEAFSRRVLDFLLAH; this is encoded by the coding sequence GTGGCGCATTTGCAACTGGCCGATGGCGTTTTGAACTACCAGATCGATGGCCCGGAAAACGCCCCGGTGCTGGTCCTGTCCAACTCGCTGGGCACCGACCTGGGCATGTGGGACACCCAGATTCCGCTGTGGAGCCAGTACTTTCGCGTGCTGCGCTACGACACCCGTGGCCACGGCGCATCGTTGGTCACCGAAGGCCCTTACACCATCGAACAGCTGGGCGGTGACGTGCTGGCCCTGCTTGATGGCCTGGACATCCAGAAAGCGCATTTCGTCGGCCTGTCGATGGGTGGCCTGATCGGCCAGTGGCTGGGCATCAACGCCGGTGACCGCCTGCACAGCCTGACCCTGTGCAACACCGCCGCCAAGATCGCCAGTGACGAGGTGTGGAACCCCCGTATCGACACCGTGCTCAAGGGTGGCCAGCAGGCCATGGTCGACCTGCGCGATGGCTCTCTCGCCCGCTGGTTCACCCCGGGCTTCGTCCAGGCCCAGCCTGAGCAAGCCCAGCGCATTTGCCAGATGCTGGCGCACACCAGCCCGCAAGGTTATGCCGCCAACTGTGCAGCGGTGCGTGATGCCGATTACCGTGAGCAACTGGGCCGCATCCAGGTGCCGGCGCTGATCGTTGCTGGCACCGAAGACGTGGTCACCACCCCTGAACATGGCCGCTTCATGCAGGCCGGTATCAAAGGTGCCGAGTACGTCGACTTCCCGGCAGCGCACCTGTCCAACGTCGAAATCGGTGAGGCGTTCAGCCGCCGCGTGCTCGACTTCCTGCTGGCTCACTGA
- the pcaC gene encoding 4-carboxymuconolactone decarboxylase gives MDEKQRYDAGMQVRRAVLGDAHVDRSLEKLNDFNGEFQEMITRHAWGDIWTRPGLPRHTRSLITIAMLIGMNRNDELKLHLRAAANNGVTREEIKEVLMQSAIYCGIPAANATFHLAESVWDELGVESRQQ, from the coding sequence ATGGATGAGAAACAACGTTACGACGCGGGCATGCAAGTGCGCCGTGCGGTACTTGGCGATGCCCACGTGGACCGCAGCCTGGAAAAGCTCAATGACTTCAACGGCGAGTTCCAGGAGATGATCACCCGCCACGCCTGGGGTGATATCTGGACCCGCCCTGGTCTGCCGCGCCATACCCGCAGCCTGATCACCATCGCCATGCTGATCGGCATGAACCGCAATGATGAACTGAAACTGCACCTGCGCGCCGCAGCCAACAATGGCGTGACCCGTGAAGAGATCAAGGAAGTGCTGATGCAGAGCGCAATCTATTGCGGCATCCCGGCGGCCAATGCCACGTTCCACTTGGCTGAGTCGGTGTGGGATGAGCTGGGTGTAGAGTCTCGACAGCAGTAA
- a CDS encoding Mpo1 family 2-hydroxy fatty acid dioxygenase → MKTLVDHLSQYASYHRDPRNIATHFVGIPLIVLAVTILLSRPGWEIAGMWLSPALLAAAASVWFYLRLDLRFGLVMGLLLGLCLWVGQVLAVQTTTLWLSAGLVAFVVGWIIQFVGHYYEGRKPAFVDDVSGLIIGPLFVVAEAAFMLGLCPALKQAVENNAGPVAMRQKNTVM, encoded by the coding sequence ATGAAAACCCTCGTCGACCACCTGAGCCAATACGCCAGCTACCACCGCGACCCACGCAACATCGCCACCCACTTCGTCGGCATCCCGCTTATCGTGCTGGCAGTCACCATTCTGCTGTCACGCCCAGGCTGGGAAATAGCTGGCATGTGGCTGTCCCCTGCCCTGCTGGCAGCGGCGGCTTCGGTGTGGTTCTACCTGCGCCTGGACCTGCGCTTCGGCCTGGTGATGGGGTTGTTGCTGGGCCTGTGCCTGTGGGTCGGCCAGGTGCTGGCCGTACAGACAACAACACTGTGGCTCAGCGCCGGGCTGGTGGCATTCGTGGTGGGCTGGATCATCCAGTTTGTCGGCCATTACTACGAAGGCCGCAAACCTGCATTTGTCGACGATGTCAGCGGCCTGATCATCGGGCCGCTGTTCGTGGTGGCAGAAGCAGCGTTCATGCTGGGCCTGTGCCCGGCCCTGAAACAGGCCGTAGAAAACAACGCAGGCCCTGTAGCCATGCGTCAGAAGAACACGGTCATGTAA